The following proteins come from a genomic window of Chlamydiales bacterium:
- the dusB gene encoding tRNA dihydrouridine synthase DusB, protein MQEITPFPQITYAPLAGCSDYSFRQMSARYRPGLMFCEMVKMEPMLRNCPNTYQMLNYNESMRPIGGQICGSQPKLAGLCAKIIEDLGFDVVDLNCGCPVDKVTKDGSGSAMLKDPERIGEAISHMVAAVKIPVTVKIRAGWDEKSINAPLITQIVEEAGARAIFIHGRTRAQAYRGGANWTHIKSSKAVAKKIKVIGNGDIFNADAAIRMLKETHCDGILVSRGTMGQPWIVEDIRHLIKGDPPIDRSYLDYRQALLDHIHYLREHKDPRNALITIRKISGWYLKDAPNVRYLRKAVSQASSLDEAYKLICLFDQ, encoded by the coding sequence ATGCAAGAGATCACTCCTTTCCCTCAAATTACTTATGCTCCGTTGGCAGGTTGTTCAGATTATTCTTTTCGTCAGATGTCTGCTCGCTATCGCCCAGGATTGATGTTTTGCGAGATGGTAAAAATGGAACCCATGTTACGTAATTGTCCAAATACTTATCAAATGTTGAACTACAATGAGTCTATGCGTCCGATTGGAGGACAAATTTGTGGGAGTCAACCAAAATTGGCAGGACTATGTGCTAAAATTATTGAAGATTTAGGATTTGATGTTGTGGATCTGAACTGCGGTTGTCCTGTTGACAAGGTGACAAAAGATGGTAGTGGTTCTGCAATGCTCAAAGATCCAGAGCGGATTGGGGAAGCGATTTCTCATATGGTAGCAGCTGTAAAAATTCCTGTTACAGTCAAGATAAGAGCGGGTTGGGACGAGAAAAGCATTAATGCTCCTCTCATCACTCAAATTGTTGAAGAGGCAGGAGCTCGCGCAATTTTTATCCATGGACGAACTCGAGCTCAAGCCTATCGAGGAGGAGCAAATTGGACTCATATCAAATCATCGAAGGCAGTAGCTAAAAAGATCAAGGTGATCGGTAATGGGGATATATTTAATGCGGATGCAGCTATACGCATGTTAAAAGAAACTCATTGTGATGGGATTTTAGTTTCCCGAGGAACCATGGGACAACCATGGATTGTAGAAGATATTCGTCATTTAATCAAAGGTGATCCCCCTATTGACCGCTCCTATCTAGATTATCGACAAGCGCTTTTGGACCATATCCATTACTTACGAGAGCATAAAGATCCACGAAATGCTCTTATTACCATTCGAAAGATCTCTGGTTGGTATCTTAAAGATGCGCCTAATGTTCGCTATTTGCGCAAGGCAGTGAGTCAAGCTTCATCTTTAGATGAGGCATATAAGTTAATTTGCTTGTTTGACCAATGA
- a CDS encoding aromatic amino acid transport family protein: MITKNNRMMGAIFLVAGTTIGAGMLALPITTGLAGFVPSLVIMTLIWLFMMLTAFYLLEVNLSLKGESNLISMAHQTLGKPGEILAWMTYLLLLYSLTAAYMVGCSQIISTLFQESFFIELPHYIWPVAIFCIFGIFLYFGTEVVDILNRILMAVLMITYLGLISFGWKYIDLKMLNHINWNFLLPSISVLVTTFGYHIILPTLTTYLEHDSKRLKWSIFIGSLIAFIVYLIWQFLVMGLIPVEGENGLLGAAQKEMPVSLLLELVVHHPFFSLFVHAFAFFAIITSLLGVGLSLLDFLADGLKIKKTHIGKLCLILLTFVPPLLFTFFYPQGFIAALNYAGFFVIILLGILPILMAWFQRYRNDEKFLEFKFKVFGGKKLLTVTIFLAIFLLSVEIFS, from the coding sequence ATGATCACTAAAAATAACCGTATGATGGGGGCGATTTTTCTTGTTGCGGGGACGACGATTGGAGCAGGAATGCTGGCTTTACCTATCACTACGGGTTTAGCGGGTTTTGTGCCTTCTTTGGTGATTATGACTCTCATTTGGCTTTTTATGATGTTAACGGCATTCTATCTGCTTGAGGTCAATTTATCTTTAAAAGGAGAAAGTAATCTTATTTCAATGGCTCATCAAACTCTAGGCAAGCCGGGTGAAATCCTCGCTTGGATGACTTATCTATTACTACTTTATTCTCTTACTGCAGCTTATATGGTAGGATGTAGCCAGATTATTTCTACCCTTTTCCAAGAGAGCTTCTTCATTGAACTGCCCCATTATATTTGGCCTGTCGCAATATTTTGTATTTTTGGCATTTTCCTCTACTTTGGTACAGAAGTCGTCGATATTCTAAATCGAATTTTAATGGCAGTTTTAATGATTACCTATCTTGGTTTGATCAGTTTTGGATGGAAATACATTGATTTAAAGATGTTAAATCATATCAACTGGAATTTCCTTCTCCCTTCTATTTCTGTCTTAGTGACCACTTTTGGGTATCACATCATTCTTCCCACTTTGACCACCTATTTAGAGCATGATAGTAAACGTCTGAAATGGTCTATTTTCATTGGGAGTTTGATCGCTTTTATTGTTTATTTAATTTGGCAATTTCTTGTGATGGGTTTGATTCCTGTAGAAGGGGAAAATGGTTTGTTGGGGGCAGCTCAGAAAGAGATGCCGGTTTCATTATTATTAGAATTGGTGGTACATCATCCATTTTTTAGTCTATTTGTCCATGCATTTGCTTTTTTTGCGATCATCACTTCTCTTCTTGGAGTGGGTCTGAGTCTTTTGGATTTTTTAGCCGATGGCTTAAAAATTAAAAAGACGCATATAGGAAAATTATGTTTAATTCTTCTTACCTTTGTTCCTCCGCTTCTATTTACCTTTTTTTATCCTCAAGGCTTTATTGCTGCACTAAATTATGCGGGGTTTTTTGTCATCATTCTTCTTGGAATTCTTCCCATTCTCATGGCATGGTTTCAGCGTTATAGAAATGATGAAAAATTTTTAGAATTCAAATTTAAAGTTTTTGGTGGGAAAAAACTGCTCACAGTGACAATTTTCCTAGCGATTTTCTTATTATCAGTCGAGATTTTTTCATGA
- the ung gene encoding uracil-DNA glycosylase, whose amino-acid sequence MKAPPQMEISWIEALQEEWKKEYMKELADFLALERASGVSVYPEPKNVFKAFSYTPFEKVQVVIVGQDPYHGPGQAHGLSFSVPDQTPIPPSLKNIFKEMQGDLGILPPNHGNLTRWAKQGILLLNTILTVRAHQPHSHHGKNWEKFTDAVIQKLSDRSDSVIFVLWGRSAQTKCQKLAAHHYILTASHPSPYSADRGFFGCRHFSKINELLKKQNKPPINWSLL is encoded by the coding sequence ATGAAAGCTCCGCCACAAATGGAAATCAGTTGGATAGAAGCTCTACAAGAGGAATGGAAAAAAGAATATATGAAAGAGCTTGCAGATTTTCTTGCTCTAGAAAGAGCCTCCGGAGTTTCAGTCTATCCTGAACCTAAAAATGTTTTTAAAGCTTTTTCCTACACTCCTTTTGAAAAGGTGCAGGTCGTAATTGTTGGACAAGATCCCTATCATGGTCCTGGTCAAGCCCATGGGTTAAGTTTTAGTGTCCCTGATCAAACTCCTATTCCTCCTTCTTTAAAAAATATCTTTAAGGAAATGCAAGGAGATCTTGGTATCCTGCCTCCCAATCATGGAAATTTGACTAGATGGGCGAAGCAGGGTATTTTACTGTTAAATACCATCCTAACCGTACGTGCCCACCAGCCCCATTCTCATCATGGAAAAAATTGGGAAAAATTTACCGATGCTGTGATACAAAAACTCAGTGATCGGTCAGATTCTGTGATCTTTGTCTTATGGGGACGATCAGCTCAAACCAAGTGCCAGAAACTGGCAGCCCATCATTATATTTTAACAGCCTCTCATCCTTCTCCTTATTCAGCAGATAGAGGATTTTTTGGATGTCGCCACTTTTCAAAAATTAACGAACTGCTTAAAAAACAAAATAAACCCCCTATTAATTGGTCATTGTTATGA
- a CDS encoding aromatic amino acid transport family protein, which yields MVKLANFHIQEGSVFGGILLISGSCIGAGMLAIPVITGIAGFVPSILLFLLAWLFMTATGFLLLEANLAVGYDCSLISIAERTLGKVGKILCWVLFLFLFYSLSIAYIAASGSILHGLTIDFFNLNLPVWGGGCLLTIIFTLVLYSGARRVDYFNRFLMIGLILTYLILILFGSFYIHPDYLSLKQWKYALPSLPVLIISFGFHNMIPSLAIYMKGDRKRLRITVLVGSAIPLIIYLLWETVMLGIVPLEGRTGWLHALNQGEAATQTLRAVVGISWINYIAQGFALFAIITSFLAQSLSLVDFLADGLKIPKVGLGRCALVLLTLIPPFILAYAYPGIFIKALNFGGGFSAVILFGFLPVIMVWVLRYRWRKNMVHILPLGRLLLGLIMLIGMSIFFIQLFTQMTSSSVSDSIEVYDDH from the coding sequence ATGGTTAAATTAGCGAATTTCCATATTCAAGAAGGCAGTGTTTTTGGAGGTATTCTTCTGATTTCTGGTAGTTGTATTGGAGCAGGAATGTTGGCTATTCCTGTGATTACAGGGATTGCGGGTTTTGTTCCCTCGATTTTACTTTTTCTTTTAGCTTGGCTTTTCATGACCGCCACCGGTTTTCTTCTTTTAGAAGCTAATCTCGCGGTTGGTTATGACTGCAGCTTAATTTCCATCGCAGAAAGAACTTTAGGTAAGGTCGGTAAAATCCTCTGCTGGGTTCTCTTTCTTTTTCTTTTCTATTCCTTAAGTATTGCCTATATTGCAGCAAGTGGTTCGATTTTACACGGATTGACAATCGATTTTTTCAATCTTAATCTCCCAGTTTGGGGAGGTGGGTGTCTATTAACTATTATTTTTACTCTTGTCTTATATAGTGGGGCACGTCGTGTGGATTATTTTAATCGATTTTTGATGATCGGTCTTATTCTGACTTATTTGATTTTGATTCTCTTTGGCAGTTTTTACATTCATCCAGATTATTTATCTTTAAAACAGTGGAAATATGCCTTGCCTTCTCTTCCTGTTTTAATTATTTCTTTTGGTTTTCATAACATGATTCCTTCTCTTGCGATTTACATGAAAGGAGATCGAAAACGACTGAGAATCACGGTATTAGTTGGGAGTGCAATTCCTTTAATCATTTATCTTTTATGGGAAACTGTCATGCTAGGAATTGTGCCTTTAGAAGGACGTACAGGATGGCTCCATGCTTTAAATCAAGGAGAGGCAGCCACTCAAACTTTACGTGCTGTTGTTGGAATATCCTGGATAAATTATATTGCACAGGGATTTGCCTTATTTGCCATCATTACCTCTTTTCTTGCTCAGTCTTTAAGTTTGGTCGATTTTTTAGCAGATGGTCTAAAAATTCCAAAGGTGGGTTTAGGACGGTGTGCTCTAGTTTTGCTTACCCTCATTCCTCCTTTCATTTTGGCTTATGCTTATCCAGGAATTTTTATCAAAGCTCTCAATTTTGGAGGTGGATTTTCTGCCGTCATTCTTTTTGGTTTTTTACCCGTAATCATGGTCTGGGTCTTACGTTATAGATGGAGAAAAAATATGGTTCATATCCTCCCGTTGGGGCGGTTGCTGCTTGGATTGATCATGTTGATTGGAATGAGTATTTTTTTTATTCAATTATTTACTCAAATGACCTCCTCTTCTGTTTCTGATTCTATTGAGGTCTACGATGATCACTAA
- the recA gene encoding recombinase RecA — translation MDSSERKKALESAVAYIEKQFGEGSIMTLGKHSTKKTISCIRTGALTLDIALGIGGVPRGRIIEIYGPESSGKSTLATHIVANAQKNGGLCAYIDAEHALDPSYATRIGVNVNELMISQPDCGEDALNIAEMLARSGAVDLIVIDSVAALVPKSELEGEMGDSHIGLQARMMSQALRKLTATLSRSNTCAIFINQIREKIGVMFGNPETTTGGRALKFYSSMRLEIRRIGGIKGSETSGGNDIGNRARIKVAKNKLAPPFRVAEFDILFNEGISSEGSVLDLGVEKGIVEKKGAWYSYGNRRLGQGREAARDEFKKNPALCQEIEDKVLLAYGMSFNQDSAKVGEDLNRKKEAAGVVAN, via the coding sequence ATGGATTCTTCTGAGCGTAAAAAGGCACTCGAATCAGCAGTAGCATATATAGAAAAACAGTTTGGTGAAGGTTCGATTATGACCCTTGGCAAACACTCAACAAAAAAAACCATTTCTTGTATCCGCACAGGGGCTTTAACTCTCGATATTGCTTTAGGAATTGGGGGGGTTCCACGAGGAAGAATCATTGAAATTTATGGACCAGAATCTTCAGGAAAATCCACACTTGCAACTCATATTGTTGCGAATGCACAAAAAAATGGTGGTTTGTGTGCCTATATTGATGCCGAACATGCTCTTGACCCTTCCTATGCTACAAGAATTGGTGTCAATGTCAATGAACTGATGATTTCTCAACCAGACTGTGGAGAAGATGCCTTAAACATTGCTGAAATGCTAGCTCGATCAGGGGCAGTCGATTTGATTGTGATTGACTCTGTAGCTGCCTTAGTACCCAAAAGTGAACTTGAGGGAGAAATGGGCGATTCTCATATTGGATTACAAGCGCGTATGATGTCTCAAGCCCTAAGAAAATTAACAGCCACTCTTTCCAGATCGAATACATGTGCAATATTCATCAATCAAATCCGAGAAAAAATTGGAGTGATGTTTGGGAATCCTGAAACCACCACTGGAGGACGTGCCCTGAAATTTTACTCCTCTATGCGACTAGAGATTCGTCGTATTGGGGGGATCAAAGGAAGTGAAACTAGTGGAGGAAATGATATTGGAAATCGAGCTAGAATCAAAGTTGCTAAGAATAAATTAGCTCCTCCTTTCCGCGTCGCTGAATTTGATATTCTTTTTAATGAAGGCATTTCTTCCGAAGGGAGTGTGCTTGATTTAGGAGTGGAAAAAGGCATCGTAGAAAAGAAAGGGGCATGGTATAGCTATGGAAATCGCCGCCTTGGCCAAGGACGTGAGGCTGCACGCGATGAATTCAAGAAAAATCCTGCACTGTGTCAAGAAATTGAAGACAAAGTCCTCCTTGCTTATGGCATGAGCTTCAATCAAGATTCAGCAAAAGTAGGAGAAGATTTAAATCGAAAAAAAGAAGCAGCGGGTGTTGTAGCTAATTGA
- a CDS encoding acylphosphatase codes for MKELHSIVHGRVQGVGFRRLILHYAEKYLLRGITRNLSDGTVEICAQGSQKSLELFLQDLKQHKGAPQIKSIETSYKEAVKKFEDFRIIY; via the coding sequence ATGAAAGAATTACATAGCATTGTTCATGGCAGGGTACAAGGTGTTGGATTTCGTAGGTTAATTTTACATTATGCTGAGAAATATCTTTTAAGAGGCATAACGAGAAATCTTTCGGATGGCACAGTAGAAATTTGTGCTCAGGGGTCTCAGAAGTCGTTGGAATTATTTCTTCAAGATTTGAAACAACATAAGGGCGCCCCTCAAATTAAATCCATAGAAACGAGTTATAAAGAAGCAGTAAAAAAATTTGAAGATTTTAGAATTATTTACTAA
- a CDS encoding LpxA family transferase — protein sequence MAITRISDYLLSYCLGKISGVVEPGVFLPDPEQIVIGKGTIVESGAYIKGPCIIGENCVIRHGAYLRGGVITGNDCLIGHGTEVKHSIFLNGAKAGHFAYVGDSILGNRVNLGAGTKLANLRFDKKNIFIKDGEKKVDSGLRKLGAILGDGSQTGCNAVTRPGVLIEPKSIFHPSTFLSSRIS from the coding sequence ATGGCTATCACAAGAATTTCTGATTATCTTCTCTCTTATTGTTTAGGTAAAATCTCAGGAGTGGTAGAACCTGGAGTATTTTTACCTGATCCTGAACAGATTGTAATCGGCAAGGGCACGATTGTTGAATCTGGCGCCTATATTAAAGGTCCATGTATTATTGGGGAAAATTGTGTGATTCGCCACGGTGCTTATCTCCGTGGAGGAGTCATTACTGGCAATGATTGTCTCATTGGTCATGGGACTGAAGTAAAACATTCTATTTTTTTGAATGGAGCTAAAGCAGGCCATTTTGCTTATGTGGGAGATTCTATCCTAGGTAATAGAGTCAATCTCGGAGCAGGAACTAAATTGGCTAATCTTCGTTTTGATAAAAAAAATATCTTTATTAAAGATGGAGAGAAAAAAGTGGATAGTGGACTGAGAAAATTAGGTGCTATTTTGGGAGATGGATCTCAAACTGGTTGTAATGCAGTGACAAGACCAGGGGTATTAATAGAGCCGAAAAGCATTTTCCATCCATCCACATTTTTATCTAGTAGAATTTCCTGA
- a CDS encoding polyprenyl synthetase family protein: protein MNILADYQEQIDGNLYKSINSFGPKTILRDAIEYAFKNGGKRLRPAIVHMISEMIDCKIDVTDSALAVEYFHTASLIADDLPCMDNDDQRRELPSLHKVYGESTAILATYSLISAGYDRIRLNGEKLNNPSLISIAIENVAFNTGILGATGGQYADLFPSQWTEAVILDVIDKKTGTLFEIAFVLGWIFGGGDLSLLKWVKQAACHFGRAFQISDDFVDLFEDKENKKIPSLIGFEKAAYLLTDELSHFQEVLQKLTFNTSKLLSLSALIENQLATTPAASFFRFKSSPTFAES from the coding sequence ATGAATATTCTAGCAGATTATCAAGAGCAGATTGATGGCAATCTCTATAAAAGCATTAATTCTTTTGGTCCTAAAACTATTCTCAGAGATGCGATCGAATATGCCTTTAAAAATGGTGGAAAGCGTTTACGTCCAGCCATTGTTCACATGATCTCAGAGATGATTGACTGTAAGATTGATGTCACAGATTCTGCTTTAGCTGTAGAATATTTTCATACTGCCTCTTTGATCGCAGACGATCTTCCATGCATGGATAATGATGATCAGCGTCGTGAGTTACCTTCTCTCCACAAAGTTTATGGAGAAAGCACAGCTATTCTAGCTACCTATAGTCTCATTTCTGCTGGATATGACCGGATTCGTCTGAATGGGGAGAAACTAAACAATCCCTCTTTAATTTCTATTGCTATTGAAAACGTCGCTTTTAATACAGGGATTTTAGGGGCAACTGGTGGACAGTATGCTGACTTATTTCCTTCTCAATGGACTGAAGCAGTTATTTTGGATGTGATTGATAAAAAAACAGGAACTCTTTTCGAAATTGCGTTTGTATTAGGTTGGATTTTTGGAGGAGGTGATCTATCTCTTCTAAAATGGGTAAAACAAGCTGCGTGTCATTTTGGACGTGCATTTCAAATCAGCGATGATTTTGTCGATCTTTTTGAGGATAAAGAAAATAAAAAAATCCCCAGCTTGATTGGTTTTGAAAAAGCAGCTTACCTGCTGACTGATGAGCTTTCTCATTTTCAAGAGGTATTGCAGAAGCTCACTTTTAACACATCTAAACTTTTATCTCTAAGTGCATTAATTGAAAATCAATTAGCTACAACACCCGCTGCTTCTTTTTTTCGATTTAAATCTTCTCCTACTTTTGCTGAATCTTGA
- a CDS encoding 5-formyltetrahydrofolate cyclo-ligase: MESLLIKNSLRKFLKTIRKTLPPQRQEEAAQALKDHLLPLLTPYHSVLSFWSLCSEINTSHINQCLAVNGQLLLPKVEDQSLTIYRIEDIEQQLYRGKFGIHEPIPEKCEQVKEVEIALIPALGFDFQNNRIGYGKGYYDRFLSSMNCLSIGVGFKEQMIPSIPIENQDIPLSQIELF; encoded by the coding sequence ATGGAATCCCTGTTAATTAAAAATTCTCTACGTAAATTCTTAAAAACCATACGAAAAACGCTACCTCCTCAAAGGCAGGAGGAAGCTGCTCAAGCTCTAAAAGATCATCTACTTCCTCTACTCACCCCTTATCATTCGGTACTATCTTTCTGGAGTCTTTGCTCTGAAATTAATACCTCACACATAAATCAGTGTTTAGCAGTCAATGGTCAACTCTTATTACCCAAAGTTGAAGATCAATCTCTTACAATATATAGAATAGAAGATATTGAACAGCAATTATATAGGGGAAAATTTGGGATTCATGAACCTATCCCTGAGAAATGTGAACAAGTCAAAGAGGTAGAAATTGCATTAATCCCGGCTTTGGGTTTTGATTTTCAAAATAATAGAATTGGTTATGGGAAAGGATACTATGACCGTTTCCTTAGTTCTATGAATTGCCTATCTATTGGAGTGGGTTTTAAAGAACAAATGATTCCTTCAATCCCTATTGAAAACCAAGATATTCCTCTAAGTCAGATAGAACTTTTCTAA
- the rdgB gene encoding RdgB/HAM1 family non-canonical purine NTP pyrophosphatase translates to MDLVLATRNGHKIREIRAFLKSLQGLDIYSVLDFSDYHSPPETGKTFEENAYLKGEDVAKKLGKWALADDSGLIVPTLGGMPGIYSSRYSREGGSDKENCNKLLKEMERLDGEDRFAYFECCIVLVSPDRDFCKVETGYCEGMIAKQARGGNGFGYDPVFIKHDYHQTFAELGEVLKNQISHRAKALEKITLTLDKLLHNPRSLVT, encoded by the coding sequence GTGGATTTAGTTCTAGCGACACGAAATGGACATAAGATCCGAGAAATTCGAGCTTTCTTAAAATCTCTGCAAGGATTGGATATCTATTCTGTTTTAGATTTTTCTGATTACCACTCTCCTCCCGAAACAGGGAAGACTTTTGAAGAGAATGCCTATTTAAAGGGAGAAGATGTAGCAAAAAAGTTGGGAAAATGGGCACTTGCTGATGATTCAGGACTCATCGTCCCTACCCTTGGAGGAATGCCAGGGATTTATTCATCTCGCTACTCAAGGGAGGGAGGAAGTGATAAGGAAAATTGCAATAAGCTTTTAAAAGAGATGGAACGATTAGATGGAGAAGATCGGTTTGCTTATTTTGAGTGTTGTATCGTTCTAGTCTCTCCGGATAGAGATTTTTGCAAAGTGGAAACGGGATACTGTGAGGGGATGATTGCTAAACAAGCAAGAGGAGGGAATGGATTTGGGTATGATCCTGTTTTTATCAAACACGACTATCATCAAACATTTGCTGAGTTGGGAGAAGTGTTAAAGAATCAAATTTCTCATCGTGCAAAAGCTCTCGAAAAAATCACATTAACGCTGGACAAACTATTACACAATCCAAGAAGTCTAGTCACCTGA